The following proteins are co-located in the Vicugna pacos chromosome 3, VicPac4, whole genome shotgun sequence genome:
- the SLC25A48 gene encoding solute carrier family 25 member 48 isoform X2, protein MGTNPAPGARGAAARAMGNFQLEDFVAGWIGGAASVIVGHPLDTVKARLQAGNGYGSTLSCIRTVYRRESVFGFFKGMSFPLASIAVYNSVVFGVFSNTQRFLSHHRCQEPEAGPHHVLSDLLLASMVAGVVSVGLGAPVDLIKIRLQMQTQPFQEASLGVKPRVAALGEQPAYQGPVHCIATIVRTEGLAGLYRGASAMLLRDVPGYCLYFIPYVFLSDWITPDAHAGPSPCAVWLAGGMAGAISWGTATPMDVVKSRMQADGVYVNKYKGVLDCISQSYQKEGLKGQDHLTRASFRYS, encoded by the exons ATGGGCACCAATCCGGCTCCAGGAGCGCGAGGCGCCGCGGCCCGGGCCATGGGCAACTTCCAGCTGGAAGACTTTGTGGCGGGTTGGATCGGAG GTGCAGCCAGTGTCATTGTCGGCCACCCTCTGGACACGGTCAAG GCCCGCCTGCAGGCTGGCAATGGCTACGGGAGCACCCTCAGCTGCATCCGCACCGTGTACAGAAGGGAGAGT GTGTTCGGCTTCTTCAAGGGCATGTCCTTCCCCCTTGCCAGCATCGCTGTCTACAACTCAGTGGTGTTCGGGGTCTTCAGCAACACACAGAGGTTCCTCAGCCACCATCGGTGCCAAGAGCCCGAGGCTGGTCCGCACCATGTGCTGTCTGACCTGCTCCTGGCCAGCATGGTGGCTGGTGTGGTCTCTGTTGGGCTGGGAGCACCCGTGGACCTCATCAAGATCCGGCTGCAGATGCAGACACAGCCGTTTCAGGAAG CCAGCCTTGGAGTGAAGCCCCGGGTGGCAGCTCTTGGGGAGCAGCCAGCCTATCAAGGGCCTGTGCATTGCATCGCAACCATCGTGAGAACCGAAGGCCTGGCAGGGCTGTACCGGGGCGCCAGTGCCATGCTGCTGAGGGACGTCCCAGGCTACTGCCTCTACTTCATCCCCTATGTGTTCCTGAGTGATTGGATCACGCCCGATGCCCATGCAGGCCCCAGCCCCTGTGCTGTGTGGCTGGCAGGCGGCATGGCAG gagcaATTTCCTGGGGGACAGCAACTCCTATGGATGTTGTGAAGAGTCGAATGCAAGCTGATGGGGTTTATGTGAACAAATACAAAGGTGTCCTGGACTGTATCTCCCAGAGTTACCAGAAGGAAGGTCTTAAA
- the LOC140692804 gene encoding uncharacterized protein produces MAGRTSQKSCEAEPQVLPSLGLLEEDNSEPPSQQLQATSARGSEPLSNLDFSHGPRVALEYLPFFRTYGQLLAEEELAPEVCRDRGRDQSIREGLFPEDSGPPSGFFPYYRSKEESFPSLALPGRSCAGSQDVPTRRGTQACCCRCCRMTDSRGCSVGLAGSDLVSGPPHSPTCCPIQLVSAGNSRDSGLDAPLSSDVAFSSQALCASGFVPYYRTPEEGLHTSPGPPASPP; encoded by the exons ATGGCAGGAAGG ACTTCCCAGAAGAGCTGCGAGGCTGAACCCCAAGttttgccctctctgggcctcctggaggaggacAATTCAGAGCCTCCATCCCAGCAACTACAGGCCACCAGTGCAAGGGGCAGTGAGCCCCTCAGCAACCTTGACTTCTCCCATGGGCCCCGAGTGGCCTTGGAGTACCTGCCCTTCTTCCGCACCTACGGGCAGCTCCTGGCTGAGGAGGAGTTGGCCCCTGAGGTTTGCAGGGACCGAGGAAGAGACCAGAGTATCAGAGAGGGGCTGTTCCCAGAGGACTCAGGACCACCCAGTGGCTTCTTCCCTTACTACCGCTCCAAGGAGGAGAGTTTTCCCAGCCTGGCCCTTCCTGGCAGGTCATGTGCAGGCTCCCAGGACGTCCCCACCAGGAGGGGGACGCAGGCTTGCTGCTGCAGATGCTGCAGGATGACAGACAGCAGAGGGTGTTCT GTTGGTCTTGCAGGCTCAGACCTCGTCTCTGGGCCCCCTCACTCCCCGACCTGCTGCCCCATCCAGCTGGTCTCCGCAGGGAACTCCCGAGACAGCGGCCTGGATGCCCCGCTCTCCAGCGACGTTGCCTTCAGCAGCCAGGCCCTTTGTGCTTCAGGATTTGTGCCTTACTACAGAACCCCTGAGGAGGGGCTGCACACAAGCCCtgggcctcctgcctctccaccaTGA